The following coding sequences are from one Desulfosporosinus orientis DSM 765 window:
- a CDS encoding YkvI family membrane protein, whose product MRWKTSFQVSATYVGAVMGAGFASGQEIQQFFTRFGHLGLIGISISSLFFALMGWGMLDLQNRWRITSYNDFFEGLLGKRLGLWADRLVSMLLFVGMLAMVSGSGALFQEYFGFTRWIGILLTCFVIVLALWYQGEGVLWINSVLIPLKFVFCLGIAAAAIFLVSSGDGCPIVQSTNPIVSNWILSAILYVSFNLTLALVVFASLGRDVQKPGARLGGVLGGVALGLFALSIGGALLRFPDVLGLEIPMVGIAGKLGEWPAFFYVVVLWLAMITAAVGNGFSLISRIVDSGGLSYGKATSAILLLLIPMAGVRFSQIVQLIYPLFGYIGLLFMPTIVYCWLKR is encoded by the coding sequence ATGAGGTGGAAAACATCATTTCAAGTAAGTGCAACTTATGTAGGTGCAGTTATGGGAGCGGGCTTTGCCTCTGGACAAGAAATTCAGCAGTTTTTTACACGCTTTGGTCATTTGGGGCTAATTGGTATTTCTATATCATCTCTATTTTTTGCTTTAATGGGATGGGGAATGTTAGATTTACAAAATCGATGGAGGATAACATCATATAATGATTTCTTCGAGGGCTTACTTGGCAAAAGGTTGGGGCTATGGGCGGATAGGCTGGTGAGCATGCTTCTCTTTGTAGGAATGTTAGCAATGGTTTCAGGAAGCGGTGCCTTATTTCAAGAATACTTTGGGTTTACCCGATGGATTGGGATTCTTTTAACGTGCTTCGTTATTGTTTTGGCATTATGGTATCAAGGAGAAGGAGTATTATGGATCAATTCAGTTTTGATACCATTAAAATTTGTCTTCTGCCTGGGAATTGCAGCTGCGGCCATTTTTTTAGTTTCTTCAGGAGACGGCTGCCCAATCGTACAATCCACTAATCCAATTGTAAGCAATTGGATTTTATCAGCAATTTTATATGTGTCATTTAATCTTACCCTCGCATTGGTAGTCTTTGCATCCCTTGGGAGAGACGTACAAAAGCCGGGGGCTCGATTAGGAGGGGTCTTGGGAGGAGTAGCCCTAGGATTATTTGCTCTTTCTATAGGAGGGGCACTATTGCGTTTTCCAGATGTGTTAGGCTTAGAAATTCCTATGGTTGGTATTGCAGGAAAATTAGGTGAATGGCCAGCTTTTTTTTACGTAGTGGTCCTTTGGTTAGCTATGATTACCGCTGCAGTAGGAAATGGTTTTAGTCTCATTAGCAGAATTGTTGACTCAGGCGGATTAAGTTACGGGAAGGCTACATCAGCAATACTTCTCTTGCTGATTCCTATGGCAGGGGTCAGATTTTCACAAATTGTTCAACTTATATACCCATTGTTTGGATACATAGGATTATTATTTATGCCAACTATTGTATATTGTTGGCTGAAAAGATAG
- a CDS encoding ABC transporter substrate-binding protein, translating to MRKFISVATAALLSLALVTGCGASGGDKAAEVIKVGGDLELSGGAAAFGQYAEKAIKLAFEQQNAKGGVLGKQLEYVSADNKSDPGESTVAATKLATQDKVVAILGPMTSGNTLAAVQVVTDNKVPLITPTGTADKVTFENGQVKPWIFRACFIDPFQGQVAANFATDTLKAKKAAIYIDQKGDYSKGLAASFEENFKAAGGEIVAKEQYVAGSDLDFRATLVRIKAANPDVVFVPGYYQEVGLIVKQAREMEMNQVFMGGDGWGSPQLVDVAGAAALENTYYVNHGAMDDPGMAQFIKDFQGKYNAEPDTFAALGYDAANLLIKAIENAGSTDPEALRSALENMKGFQGISGELNVDPATHNPVKSAAILQFKDGKSVFMTKVNPK from the coding sequence ATGAGAAAATTTATTTCTGTAGCGACTGCAGCTCTTTTGAGTCTTGCACTCGTAACTGGCTGCGGTGCAAGTGGCGGAGATAAAGCAGCTGAGGTTATTAAAGTAGGCGGAGACCTTGAATTAAGCGGCGGAGCAGCTGCCTTTGGTCAATATGCTGAGAAAGCTATTAAGCTTGCCTTTGAGCAACAAAATGCTAAAGGCGGGGTATTAGGGAAGCAATTAGAATATGTTTCTGCAGACAATAAATCTGACCCTGGCGAATCAACGGTAGCTGCTACGAAATTGGCGACCCAAGATAAGGTTGTAGCAATTCTCGGACCTATGACAAGTGGAAATACCTTAGCTGCTGTTCAAGTAGTTACAGATAATAAGGTTCCCTTGATTACGCCAACCGGTACAGCAGATAAAGTTACCTTTGAAAATGGCCAAGTAAAACCATGGATTTTCCGCGCATGCTTTATTGACCCATTCCAAGGTCAAGTTGCTGCAAACTTTGCTACAGACACTCTTAAAGCAAAAAAAGCTGCCATCTATATTGACCAAAAAGGTGATTATTCTAAGGGCTTAGCGGCTTCTTTCGAAGAAAACTTTAAAGCCGCCGGCGGAGAAATCGTAGCAAAAGAACAATACGTAGCTGGCAGTGATTTAGATTTCCGTGCTACTTTAGTACGAATTAAAGCTGCTAATCCGGATGTTGTCTTTGTTCCTGGATACTATCAAGAAGTTGGACTTATCGTTAAGCAAGCTCGTGAGATGGAAATGAATCAAGTATTCATGGGCGGAGACGGTTGGGGTTCCCCACAATTAGTTGACGTTGCCGGAGCAGCTGCACTGGAGAATACCTATTATGTTAACCACGGAGCAATGGATGATCCCGGAATGGCTCAGTTCATTAAAGATTTCCAAGGAAAATACAATGCTGAACCGGATACATTTGCTGCCTTAGGTTATGACGCAGCAAACCTTTTAATTAAAGCTATCGAAAATGCAGGAAGCACAGATCCAGAAGCCCTGAGAAGCGCTTTAGAAAACATGAAGGGCTTCCAAGGAATCAGTGGGGAGTTGAATGTTGACCCAGCTACCCACAACCCTGTAAAAAGTGCTGCAATTTTGCAATTTAAAGACGGAAAGAGCGTATTTATGACAAAAGTTAATCCAAAATAA
- a CDS encoding DUF4446 family protein, producing the protein MESISNIPQYIWLLSTLGLFVFILLILIILLYLRMKRFEKSYLSLQTFMNGTNMDDILNGFVKNVENLEQAVKKCNERLEPMELKLRASIDRAELLRFRAFEDVGSDLSFAIALLNQEGDGIVISSIHSRAEARIYAKPVKRGESTYLLSDEEKEVIKKAMISQRV; encoded by the coding sequence TTGGAAAGCATATCAAACATTCCCCAGTATATATGGTTATTAAGTACCTTAGGGTTATTTGTATTCATACTTCTAATTTTGATCATTTTATTATATCTTAGGATGAAACGCTTTGAAAAATCGTATCTCAGTTTACAGACGTTTATGAATGGAACTAACATGGACGATATACTTAATGGTTTTGTTAAAAATGTAGAAAACTTAGAACAGGCTGTTAAAAAATGCAACGAAAGGTTAGAGCCGATGGAATTAAAGTTGAGAGCAAGTATTGATCGTGCAGAATTACTTCGCTTTCGAGCCTTTGAAGACGTTGGAAGTGATTTGAGTTTTGCCATTGCCCTGTTAAACCAAGAAGGTGATGGGATTGTAATTAGCTCAATTCACAGTCGCGCTGAGGCCAGGATCTATGCAAAGCCTGTCAAACGTGGAGAGTCAACCTATTTACTCTCAGATGAAGAAAAAGAAGTTATCAAAAAAGCAATGATTAGCCAGAGAGTATAA
- the selB gene encoding selenocysteine-specific translation elongation factor, with the protein MDERHYLIGTAGHVDHGKTELIRALSGIETDRLKEEKERGISIELGFAHTLLPSGRQVGIIDVPGHERFVRQMLAGASGMDVVLLVIAADEGIMPQTQEHLDILTLLEIPRGIVVLNKIDLVDEEWLELMEEEIGEKLKSTAFKDAEICCVSAVTGQGIQKLRESIDHLLAEVESKKSIGPVRMPIDRVFSIQGFGTVVTGTLHSGTMELGQELIIEPSHRTAKVRSLQVYKNKVISAGAGQRVAVNLAGVDVAEVDRGSVLAAPNVFKVGKILDIKVSNLPSAEKPLTQRQRVRFHIGTTEILGRIHLLDHEEIPPGQEGFAQILLEEPVLAAPGDRFVLRFYSPTFTIAGGKVLSVAGYKSKRFKESVLDQMRVKDHGDPLDLLEREMDEPRTISELAVRLHITPGELLESLKSLENANRAEVWMEDEGNLYWGNAAAEAWRSKMIRVVKSREQEYPLRGGISREELKTRLSISWPHRRWQTILEQGSVRQFYRISGSKVQTNEGPELPAKIIKQLDNLKHFWQNVKLMPPELSAAAEACDIPKAEIQEYASYLCDQGEWLAIGGAYYRSEDIQQAKTSLLELLKSKGEVGVADVRENWETSRKYAVPLLEYFDQLRVTQRKGDKRIFFGK; encoded by the coding sequence ATGGATGAACGACATTATTTAATAGGGACCGCAGGACATGTCGACCATGGAAAAACAGAATTAATACGAGCTCTCTCTGGAATTGAAACTGATCGTTTAAAGGAAGAAAAAGAACGAGGAATTTCTATTGAACTTGGGTTTGCTCACACACTACTACCTAGCGGACGGCAAGTTGGAATAATTGATGTTCCGGGACATGAACGGTTTGTACGTCAAATGCTTGCAGGAGCAAGTGGTATGGATGTTGTGCTGTTAGTGATTGCAGCTGATGAAGGAATTATGCCTCAAACCCAAGAACATTTAGATATTTTAACCCTATTAGAAATACCCAGAGGAATTGTAGTATTAAATAAAATAGACCTTGTGGATGAAGAATGGCTTGAACTCATGGAAGAGGAAATAGGTGAAAAACTAAAAAGTACAGCGTTTAAAGATGCTGAGATTTGTTGTGTTTCTGCCGTAACAGGTCAGGGAATTCAAAAACTTCGGGAAAGCATTGATCATCTGCTGGCAGAAGTAGAAAGTAAAAAATCTATCGGACCAGTTAGAATGCCAATTGACAGAGTTTTTAGTATACAGGGATTTGGAACAGTTGTTACAGGAACCTTGCATAGCGGAACTATGGAGTTAGGTCAGGAATTAATTATCGAACCCAGTCATCGCACGGCGAAGGTTCGGTCACTTCAAGTCTATAAAAATAAAGTTATTTCTGCAGGTGCGGGACAGAGGGTGGCAGTAAATCTTGCTGGAGTTGATGTTGCAGAAGTTGACAGAGGCTCTGTGTTAGCTGCCCCAAATGTATTCAAAGTAGGAAAAATATTAGATATAAAGGTTAGTAATCTTCCATCCGCTGAAAAGCCGTTGACACAGCGACAGCGAGTTCGATTTCACATTGGCACGACAGAAATTTTAGGACGCATACATTTATTAGATCACGAAGAAATTCCCCCAGGCCAGGAAGGGTTTGCACAAATTTTGCTCGAAGAACCGGTTCTTGCTGCACCTGGGGATCGGTTTGTATTAAGATTCTATTCCCCCACGTTTACAATCGCCGGGGGAAAGGTGCTAAGTGTCGCAGGATACAAATCTAAGCGATTTAAAGAAAGTGTATTAGATCAGATGAGGGTCAAAGATCATGGTGATCCCCTTGATTTACTAGAGAGAGAAATGGATGAACCAAGGACAATCTCAGAGCTGGCTGTGAGATTACATATTACTCCGGGTGAGCTCCTGGAAAGTTTAAAATCCCTAGAAAATGCAAATCGAGCGGAAGTATGGATGGAAGATGAAGGGAATCTTTATTGGGGTAATGCCGCTGCCGAAGCGTGGAGATCAAAAATGATTAGAGTTGTAAAGTCTCGCGAACAGGAATATCCTCTTCGTGGAGGAATAAGCAGAGAAGAACTTAAAACCCGGCTTAGTATTTCCTGGCCTCATCGACGTTGGCAGACAATCCTAGAACAAGGAAGTGTTCGTCAATTTTATCGTATTTCTGGGAGTAAAGTTCAAACCAATGAAGGACCAGAACTTCCCGCCAAAATTATCAAACAACTGGACAATTTGAAGCATTTTTGGCAAAATGTAAAACTCATGCCTCCAGAACTGAGTGCCGCTGCCGAAGCATGTGATATACCTAAAGCAGAGATCCAGGAATATGCAAGTTATTTATGTGATCAAGGGGAATGGCTTGCGATAGGAGGGGCTTATTATCGCAGTGAAGATATTCAACAAGCTAAAACTAGTTTATTGGAATTATTAAAATCAAAAGGTGAGGTTGGGGTTGCAGACGTTAGGGAAAACTGGGAAACCTCTCGAAAATATGCAGTCCCTTTATTAGAGTATTTTGATCAATTGCGTGTCACTCAGCGTAAGGGAGATAAGCGTATTTTTTTTGGTAAATAA
- a CDS encoding branched-chain amino acid ABC transporter permease, producing MGNVTEQILQQIVNGLSLGSIYALVALGYTMVYGIIKLINFAHGDVMMVGAYVGWFATTTLHWSFIPALLLAMLVSAILGMLIERIAYKPLRNATRIASLITAIGVSFFLEYGGMLVVTPQMRTYPPVFPDTTYNLGGIIIKYGDIVMIVTSIVLMVLLHVVVKYTKIGKAMRAVSFDNEAALLMGINVNNTISATFAIGSALAAAAGVLMGVYFNTINPLMGIIPGLKAFVAAVLGGIGIIPGAMVGGFFLGLTEAFVSGLGASTWRDAVAFLILILVLIIKPSGLFGKNVREKV from the coding sequence ATGGGAAATGTAACTGAGCAAATATTGCAGCAGATAGTGAATGGCTTATCTCTGGGAAGTATCTATGCTTTAGTTGCTCTAGGTTATACCATGGTTTACGGCATTATTAAACTCATTAACTTTGCACACGGGGATGTCATGATGGTCGGAGCTTATGTAGGGTGGTTTGCTACAACGACGTTGCACTGGTCATTTATCCCAGCCTTGCTGTTAGCCATGTTGGTAAGCGCGATTCTTGGTATGTTAATTGAACGGATAGCTTATAAGCCGTTGCGTAATGCAACACGAATTGCCTCCTTAATAACAGCGATCGGGGTATCATTCTTTTTAGAATATGGAGGCATGTTAGTCGTAACTCCTCAGATGCGCACCTACCCGCCTGTATTCCCGGATACAACCTATAATTTAGGAGGTATAATCATTAAATATGGTGATATTGTAATGATTGTTACCTCCATCGTTCTCATGGTTCTTTTACATGTCGTTGTTAAATATACAAAGATCGGAAAAGCCATGCGTGCAGTATCTTTTGACAATGAAGCAGCATTATTGATGGGGATAAATGTCAATAACACGATCTCAGCAACCTTTGCTATAGGTTCTGCATTAGCAGCAGCAGCAGGGGTATTAATGGGTGTATATTTTAATACCATCAATCCATTGATGGGCATCATTCCCGGACTTAAGGCTTTTGTGGCTGCAGTACTGGGCGGTATCGGCATTATTCCCGGTGCTATGGTTGGGGGCTTCTTCCTAGGCCTCACAGAAGCCTTTGTCAGTGGTCTTGGAGCTTCAACTTGGCGTGATGCTGTAGCATTTTTGATTTTAATTCTGGTTCTCATCATCAAGCCTAGCGGGCTTTTTGGTAAGAATGTCCGTGAGAAAGTGTAG
- a CDS encoding branched-chain amino acid ABC transporter permease: MGKRVNRQSIVTLIGVLLVYAIVQGAIFMDALPPFVALTLIQICIYIILATSLNLINGITGQFSIGHAGFMAIGAYMAAIVVVKFHGPLILALLAGAAVSALAGFLIGLPTLRLKGDYLAIATLGFGEIVRIIFLNTEYVGGASGFSVPKTITWTWAFWLTVVSIIIIRNFIYSTHGRACISIRENEIAADVMGINTTKYKIMAFTIGAFFAGLAGGIYANYLYIIQPLTFSFLKSFDILVMVVLGGLGSLTGSVLGAIVMTVVSAVLSGWPEWRLVITAILLIVMMIFRPTGLLGTKEFSLSFLGKKGDKNASSKD; the protein is encoded by the coding sequence ATGGGTAAGCGGGTTAATCGTCAAAGTATAGTAACCTTAATAGGAGTCCTACTTGTCTATGCCATTGTCCAAGGTGCTATTTTCATGGATGCATTGCCTCCATTTGTAGCCCTTACATTAATCCAAATTTGTATCTATATTATTCTGGCTACGAGCTTAAATCTTATTAATGGGATAACGGGCCAGTTTTCCATCGGACATGCAGGCTTTATGGCAATTGGAGCTTATATGGCTGCCATAGTTGTTGTCAAGTTTCATGGACCGCTTATTTTAGCTCTTTTGGCAGGTGCGGCGGTTTCTGCCCTTGCCGGCTTTCTTATCGGATTGCCTACATTAAGGCTAAAGGGAGATTACTTGGCCATTGCTACTCTAGGATTTGGAGAGATTGTCAGAATTATCTTTCTAAATACTGAGTATGTCGGAGGGGCTTCCGGTTTTTCCGTTCCGAAAACAATCACCTGGACTTGGGCATTTTGGCTTACTGTTGTGAGTATTATCATTATCCGTAATTTTATATATTCTACGCATGGAAGAGCTTGTATCTCTATTCGGGAAAATGAGATTGCAGCAGATGTAATGGGTATTAATACCACGAAATATAAGATTATGGCCTTCACTATCGGTGCCTTTTTTGCAGGATTAGCCGGCGGAATCTATGCTAATTACCTATATATTATACAGCCTTTAACTTTCAGCTTTCTCAAATCCTTTGATATATTGGTCATGGTAGTTCTTGGGGGATTGGGAAGTTTAACAGGAAGCGTTCTTGGTGCTATCGTAATGACCGTGGTTTCTGCAGTATTATCCGGTTGGCCGGAGTGGCGGCTGGTTATTACGGCCATTCTGTTGATCGTGATGATGATTTTTAGGCCGACAGGCTTATTAGGAACAAAAGAGTTTAGTTTAAGTTTCCTCGGAAAGAAGGGTGATAAAAATGCCTCTTCTAAAGACTGA
- the yyaC gene encoding spore protease YyaC — protein sequence MSLFSLLTETQKIKAHMDDYAAKAKLEERLFELLISTQNRPVVILCIGTDRSTGDALGPLIGTLLSRLKLPHLHIYGTLDDPVHATNLEQYISVIQHSFYNPFIIAIDACLGRLDSIGCITLADGPLRPGAGVNKKLPEIGEAHITGIVNVGGFMEFMVLQNTRLNLVWRMSENISSIITRSYMKVHLNK from the coding sequence GTGAGTTTGTTTTCATTATTAACTGAGACTCAAAAAATCAAAGCCCATATGGATGATTATGCCGCTAAGGCAAAACTTGAAGAACGGCTCTTCGAGCTTTTAATATCTACGCAAAATCGTCCTGTTGTCATATTATGTATTGGAACGGATCGGTCGACTGGAGATGCCTTAGGTCCACTTATTGGAACTCTACTATCTCGTCTCAAATTACCTCATCTACACATTTACGGAACATTGGATGACCCTGTACACGCTACTAATTTGGAACAGTATATCTCTGTTATCCAACATAGCTTTTATAATCCGTTTATTATTGCTATTGATGCATGTTTAGGTCGCTTAGATTCTATTGGCTGTATTACATTAGCAGATGGTCCTTTAAGGCCAGGAGCAGGCGTAAATAAAAAGCTTCCTGAAATTGGGGAAGCTCACATAACTGGTATCGTTAATGTCGGCGGTTTTATGGAATTTATGGTTTTACAAAACACCAGACTAAATTTAGTCTGGCGTATGTCTGAAAATATTAGTTCAATTATTACTCGTTCTTATATGAAAGTCCACTTAAATAAATAG